From the Primulina tabacum isolate GXHZ01 chromosome 3, ASM2559414v2, whole genome shotgun sequence genome, one window contains:
- the LOC142539164 gene encoding abscisic acid 8'-hydroxylase 2-like, protein MMTIIILCGFLGFLCFIQWLWRRRRLPPGSMGWPYIGETLKLYTQHPNTFFSARQKRYGDIFKSHILGCPCVMISSADAAKIVLVSQAHLFKPTYPPSKMKMIGPDALFFHQGDYHSTLKKLVRASFSPGAIARSVPEIEKIVLRFLPNWENNSTIHTLHEMKKYAFDVAMNSAFGDIDQQEIEGIKCLYQILEKGYNSLPLDFPGTPYHKAMKARKKLSDRLNKLIEKRRENSEKGGGLLGVLLKAQEENGLSDNQIADNIIGVIFAAHDTTASVLTWALKYLHDHPNILEDVRREQEGIRRKLQSEDNRGLTWDDTRQMSVTSMVIQETLRSASILSFTFREAVEDVEFQGFMIPKGWKVLPLFRSIHHSPDFFPQPHNFDPSRFQALVKPNTFMPFGSGRHSCPGSDLAKLEMLIILHHLTTSFRWKVIGAKDAVQYGPFPVPKGGLPIQVYRRNCNTEYNRK, encoded by the exons ATGATGACCATTATTATACTTTGTGGCTTTCTTGGATTTCTATGCTTCATCCAATGGCTATGGCGCCGGCGCCGCCTGCCGCCGGGCTCGATGGGCTGGCCTTACATTGGAGAAACTTTGAAGCTATACACTCAGCATCCCAACACCTTCTTCTCAGCAAGGCAAAAAAG GTATGGTGATATATTCAAAAGCCACATATTAGGTTGCCCTTGTGTGATGATTTCCAGCGCAGATGCTGCCAAGATTGTTCTTGTTAGCCAAGCTCATCTATTCAAGCCTACGTATCCACCAAGTAAGATGAAAATGATAGGACCCGATGCCCTCTTCTTTCACCAGGGCGACTACCATTCGACGCTCAAGAAATTGGTTCGAGCATCGTTTTCGCCCGGTGCCATCGCTCGATCCGTCCCTGAAATCGAGAAGATCGTTCTAAGATTCCTTCCCAACTGGGAAAATAACTCTACTATCCACACTTTGCATGAAATGAAGAAG TATGCTTTTGATGTGGCAATGAATTCGGCATTTGGAGACATAGATCAACAAGAAATAGAAGGAATCAAATGTTTGTACCAAATATTGGAGAAAGGTTACAATTCATTGCCTTTGGATTTTCCGGGAACTCCATACCACAAAGCAATGAAG GCAAGAAAGAAATTAAGTGATCGGTTgaataaattaattgaaaagagAAGAGAAAATAGTGAAAAAGGAGGAGGGTTACTTGGAGTATTGTTGAAAGCTCAAGAGGAAAATGGATTAAGTGATAATCAAATAGCTGATAATATAATTGGAGTCATATTTGCTGCTCATGATACCACAGCAAGTGTATTGACTTGGGCACTTAAGTACTTGCATGATCATCCAAATATCTTGGAAGATGTCAgg AGAGAACAAGAAGGAATTCGACGCAAACTACAATCAGAAGACAATCGAGGGCTCACATGGGATGACACACGACAAATGTCGGTGACAAGCATG GTGATACAAGAGACATTAAGAAGTGCTAGCATTCTGTCATTTACATTCAGAGAGGCAGTGGAAGATGTGGAATTCCAAGGATTTATGATCCCCAAAGGTTGGAAAGTGTTGCCCCTTTTTAGAAGCATTCATCATTCCCCAGACTTTTTCCCACAACCACACAATTTCGATCCATCAAGATTTCAG GCTCTAGTTAAACCTAATACATTCATGCCATTCGGCAGCGGGAGGCATTCTTGTCCCGGCAGTGACCTCGCCAAGCTTGAGATGCTAATAATCCTTCACCATCTTACTACCTCTTTTAG ATGGAAAGTGATTGGAGCAAAAGATGCAGTACAGTATGGGCCATTTCCAGTTCCAAAAGGAGGACTACCAATTCAAGTTTATCGTAGAAATTGTAATACAGAATATAatagaaaataa